In Arthrobacter citreus, a genomic segment contains:
- a CDS encoding YlxR family protein — protein sequence MYEAGSPSAFLLSPAASGAAVHVPQRTCIGCRKTDDQAVLMRLVGVDMDGRIAVQVDEHRRMSGRGAWVHRGSACFAAALRRRAFNRAFRGQVDTADAEAWFKALESAPTGSGLETVQPESGSEI from the coding sequence ATGTATGAGGCCGGGTCGCCGTCCGCTTTCCTTTTGTCCCCTGCAGCCTCAGGCGCTGCAGTTCATGTTCCGCAGAGGACATGCATTGGGTGCAGGAAAACGGATGACCAGGCTGTTCTGATGCGGCTGGTAGGTGTGGACATGGACGGCAGGATTGCCGTCCAGGTCGACGAACACCGCCGCATGTCTGGCCGCGGGGCCTGGGTGCACCGCGGATCAGCATGCTTTGCAGCAGCGCTTCGGCGACGCGCGTTCAACCGGGCCTTTCGGGGCCAGGTGGACACCGCGGATGCGGAAGCTTGGTTCAAGGCTCTTGAGTCAGCTCCGACCGGGAGCGGGCTCGAAACCGTCCAACCTGAAAGCGGGTCAGAAATCTGA